A region from the Halosolutus gelatinilyticus genome encodes:
- a CDS encoding metallophosphoesterase family protein codes for MAAMEVLCTADIHIGRRPSRLPDKFAAADFSPRTIWADLAEAAVTRGVDAVVVAGDLVDSENRYAEAFGAVESAATTLAEAGIPLVAVAGNHDADVLPDLADAIDHLQLLGRDGTWERTVLTDTDGEACLHVDGWSFPSRYYHESPVAKYDLRDDGVPRLGVVHGDVSEEDRYAPVAVDDLATSGHAAWVLGHLHVPGTRHENPPVLYPGSLQPLDPSETASHGAWVLSVESDGTVTTEPLETATLQYEAVTVSTTPEQGFHDIVDATHEQLREVVTECGTETELLAVSLVIEGRTDEHTDLRSRRAELKQIERTDGGITIRVIDVAIDTKPAIDLAERAGENDPIGYVAGLLRALDGDEPLDPYRAVIEAAHRRVRETHDSNAYRELKSQDETYARPTETETKDVVRQQARQLVEAFSEQQGGDGR; via the coding sequence ATGGCAGCAATGGAGGTTCTGTGTACAGCGGATATTCATATTGGGCGTCGTCCGAGTCGACTTCCCGACAAATTCGCTGCAGCCGACTTCTCTCCCCGGACGATCTGGGCTGATCTCGCGGAAGCAGCTGTTACTCGGGGAGTGGACGCGGTTGTCGTTGCGGGTGATCTCGTCGACAGCGAAAATAGGTACGCTGAGGCGTTCGGTGCGGTTGAATCTGCGGCTACTACGCTGGCGGAGGCCGGTATTCCGCTCGTTGCTGTGGCCGGAAATCACGATGCAGACGTACTGCCAGACCTGGCCGACGCAATCGATCACCTCCAGTTGCTTGGTCGGGACGGGACGTGGGAGCGAACAGTCCTTACTGACACCGACGGTGAGGCGTGCCTCCATGTTGATGGCTGGTCGTTCCCGAGCAGGTACTATCACGAGAGTCCCGTAGCCAAGTACGACCTACGCGACGACGGTGTTCCGCGTCTCGGCGTCGTGCACGGAGACGTGAGTGAAGAGGACCGGTACGCCCCGGTCGCCGTGGATGACTTGGCGACGAGTGGGCACGCGGCATGGGTGCTTGGTCACCTTCACGTCCCGGGGACACGTCACGAGAACCCGCCAGTCTTGTATCCGGGGTCCTTGCAACCGTTGGATCCGAGCGAGACGGCCAGTCACGGTGCGTGGGTTCTCTCGGTCGAGAGTGACGGGACAGTTACGACGGAGCCGCTTGAGACGGCAACACTGCAATACGAAGCGGTTACTGTCTCAACGACGCCCGAGCAAGGGTTTCACGATATCGTTGATGCTACGCATGAGCAGTTGCGTGAGGTAGTTACGGAGTGTGGCACCGAGACGGAGTTGCTTGCGGTCAGTCTCGTAATCGAAGGGCGGACAGACGAACACACTGACTTGCGCAGCCGACGTGCCGAACTTAAACAGATCGAGCGCACGGATGGCGGGATCACAATACGGGTGATCGATGTTGCGATTGATACGAAACCCGCGATCGATCTCGCTGAACGTGCCGGTGAGAATGATCCGATCGGGTACGTGGCCGGGTTGCTGCGGGCACTCGATGGTGACGAACCCTTGGACCCTTACCGGGCCGTTATTGAGGCCGCACACAGGCGTGTCCGCGAGACGCACGATTCCAATGCGTATCGGGAGTTGAAGAGCCAGGATGAGACGTACGCGCGGCCGACGGAAACGGAAACGAAGGATGTAGTTCGCCAGCAGGCGCGGCAGCTCGTCGAAGCGTTCAGTGAGCAACAAGGGGGTGATGGGCGATGA
- a CDS encoding DUF429 domain-containing protein, with translation MVGWVTVCYDNEGYTETRLYADIEEFWDNHGESAETILIDIPIGLKEDSNAKRPCDDVAREKLSPNRHSSVFPVPVRDAVYADNYEAATAAQERKTDWSLGVLRSICQVGVGARKVDEVHRQH, from the coding sequence GTGGTCGGGTGGGTCACGGTTTGCTATGATAACGAGGGGTATACTGAGACACGCCTGTACGCGGACATCGAAGAATTCTGGGATAATCACGGCGAATCCGCGGAGACGATTTTGATCGACATCCCGATTGGGCTCAAGGAAGATTCGAACGCGAAACGACCCTGCGACGATGTAGCCCGAGAGAAACTCAGCCCGAACCGGCACTCTAGCGTATTCCCTGTTCCAGTGAGGGACGCCGTCTATGCGGATAATTATGAAGCCGCGACGGCGGCGCAAGAACGGAAAACCGATTGGAGTCTTGGTGTCCTAAGGTCGATCTGCCAAGTCGGTGTTGGTGCTCGAAAGGTCGACGAGGTTCACCGGCAGCATTGA